A genomic region of Pelodiscus sinensis isolate JC-2024 chromosome 1, ASM4963464v1, whole genome shotgun sequence contains the following coding sequences:
- the USF3 gene encoding basic helix-loop-helix domain-containing protein USF3 isoform X2, whose amino-acid sequence MILDQAFKYITEMKRQNDELLLNGGNNEQAEEIKKLRKQLDELQKENGRYIELLKANDICLYDDPTIHWKGNLKSAKVSVVIPSDQVQKNIIVYSNGSQPGGNNQGASVQGITFNVGHNLQKQTANVVPVQRTCNLVTPVTISGVYPTENKPWSQTTVSPLASNQPVPAEDMLELSTSENEQGMLTSATASSQNASQSQTEQELQCSSSSTPQNEQSVSKIKSGQECTKLMKKPTMHGISISSNTTIEASQVQQVNVTSSSLQESRSDFQESVVVSATDTTCTPSVRFSIVDSFPSVNSLKSTDLSSAGVPVTSAVEAVKAVTAISTLPASPLDNCWSFSGSSGVGTSDLKNVSSLTRIPSAGITQTTWTTLQLAGNTVQPLPQTPSSVMTALLNEPVNGAGTIPSTHNRHLAPSIGLNTSVPGDGQAVEQVVVTLPSCPSVPVQPLMTQPQVKTGNVFPLNSAMQVIQMAQTIGSAVTAVPANQNVIILQPPNTTPCPPVVRAEVPSQPVSQQIVIIQAANQNSLPLLSAQTPGSLRVPVNGASPIVSSSSSVQNASVPQTFGGKHLVHILPRPPPLPSSSATQTFSVTMSNQQHPQTISLNGQLFALQPVMSSSGASNQAPMQIIQPTTSEDPNTNVALNTFGALANLNQSISQMAGQSCLQLSLSQPANPTTAPSSQIAPINCVSLPTSAASSIATESSTLLSSASDSINTSPKKSSASLPSNMKSKRTNKKPSTKKHLAANSKTSCPMNPCTDAGKLDCTNVEVTAEHSNSEGLLENMPVVSEALAVSQANSVAAPTDVNVSDCQSKETLSSEQMVSLPELSSAEVPSSSPLESVMSEQFVLVPSSSKDSTALLQNNPLSDSVVPKSPRSCVTTSIPMSSATDAHVTVSQVSGASAPQNSVTTGHASEAESISETCSVGQESSIEMQTTDLLEGQGLTKMLSDLTKERTAVLKPSFSLQMEHSDFPSENSKSVKSNVDLPEKQELLLMNTEGDTLTQHHSCIPDQEVVSGSLVGSRQADSPLSTSSGSSRGFSVASMLPDTTREDVTSSTSTNTCNSCTFSEQTDIVALAARAIFDQENLEKSGGEMQINLRDGASKSAEVAPSESEQQPFKPQAAKANLGQLEAAPNKFHAQDPVQTNIDRAVENSDCSVGVETSNTVQISTSQSPNVTSLSVNNLIHQSRIIHPLVSCSGLSQPSEPAAVPATVSLSISSSSYVNQSPGSAMMAEYAQDQLSAIRANTMQPPQMQEPHLKQQNHESRKDSAKRAVQEDLLLSTAKRQKQCQTTPIRLEGMALMNRTPDAIAEQTQMLVSQIPPNSSNSVVSVSNQGHTDGLNRLFPSNNNFVTSALRQTEVQCSSQPSISEQQGQHLQSLQHVSSVQGISHLHSNHPYLKQHQAGQLRERHHLYQLQHHVPHAESSVHSQSHGVHQQRAMQQEVQMQKKRSLVQGTQASQLSLQQKHHGNDQTRQKSGQPHPHHQQIQQQMQQHFGASQPEKNCENPSTSRNHHNHPQSHLNQDIMHHQQQDVGNRQQGSGVSSEHVSGHNQMQRLLTSRGLEQQMVSQPSIVTRPSDMTCAPHRQERNRVSSYSAEALIGKTPSNSEQRIGISLQGTRAPDQLEMRSYLDVSRNKGLVIHNMQNRISVDHVVGSDVQRLSDCQTFKPNGASQQPTGNFDVQASRNSEIGNTVSSLRGMQSQAFRISHNTGPPIERQKRLSYQPVQGIPTGNALPPRDNENTCHQSFMQSLLAPHLGDQVSGSQRSLSEHQRNTQCSVSSTIEYNCPPSRENVHIRRDSDGQNRESCDMSMGTINTRNSSLNIPFSSSSSSGDIQGRNTSPNISAQKSNPMRMTDSHATKSHMNTPVSSNMHGVVRPALPHPAISHGNAEQGQPSVRQPNSSVTQRSRHPLQDNGGSKIRQPERNRSGNQRHGNVFDPSLPHLPLSTGGSMILGRQQSAIEKRGSIVRFMSDGPQVSNDNAAADQHALSQNFGFPFIPEGSMNPPINANTSFIPPVTQPSATRTPALIPVDPQNTLPSFYPPYSPAHPTLSNDISIPYFPNQMFPNPSTEKPTSGGLNNRFGSILSPPRPVGFAQPSFPLLPDMPPMHMTNTSHLSNFNLTSLFPEIATALPPDGSAMSPLLSIANTSVSDSSKQSSNRPAHNISHILGHDCSSAV is encoded by the coding sequence CTGAAGAGATAAAAAAGCTCCGGAAACAGTTGGATGAACTCCAGAAGGAAAATGGGCGATACATAGAATTATTGAAAGCAAATGACATTTGCCTGTACGATGATCCCACAATTCACTGGAAAGGGAATCTCAAAAGTGCAAAGGTCTCTGTTGTTATTCCTAGTGATCAGGTTCAAAAGAACATCATTGTCTATTCAAATGGGAGTCAGCCTGGTGGAAATAACCAAGGGGCATCTGTCCAGGGAATTACTTTTAATGTTGGTCATAACTTACAGAAGCAAACCGCCAATGTTGTACCAGTTCAGAGAACTTGCAACCTAGTGACTCCTGTGACCATTTCTGGTGTTTACCCCACAGAAAACAAGCCATGGTCTCAGACCACAGTTTCTCCATTGGCATCCAATCAGCCAGTTCCTGCTGAGGATATGCTTGAGCTTTCCACCTCGGAGAATGAGCAGGGCATGCTTACCTCTGCTACTGCAAGCTCACAGAATGCTTCTCAGTCTCAGACAGAACAAGAATTACAGTGTTCCTCCAGTAGCACACCACAGAATGAACAAAGTGTTTCCAAAATTAAAAGTGGACAAGAATGCACCAAGTTAATGAAAAAACCCACCATGCATGGCATCAGCATTTCCTCTAACACCACCATAGAGGCCTCTCAAGTTCAACAGGTGAATGTAACTTCTTCAAGCTTACAGGAGTCTAGGAGTGACTTTCAAGAAAGTGTTGTCGTTTCAGCCACTGATACCACTTGTACCCCATCTGTGAGATTCTCCATTGTTGATAGCTTCCCTTCAGTAAACAGCCTCAAAAGTACCGACTTAAGTAGTGCAGGAGTTCCTGTGACTTCTGCAGTAGAAGCTGTTAAGGCTGTAACAGCAATAAGCACACTGCCTGCTAGTCCACTAGACAATTGTTGGTCTTTTTCCGGCTCTTCAGGTGTTGGCACTTCTGATTTGAAAAACGTGAGTAGCCTTACACGGATTCCTTCAGCTGGAATCACACAAACTACATGGACTACTTTGCAGCTAGCAGGAAACACTGTTCAGCCACTACCCCAGACACCATCCAGTGTTATGACTGCATTGTTAAACGAACCAGTTAATGGTGCTGGTACCATACCTTCCACCCATAACAGACATTTGGCTCCAAGCATTGGTTTGAACACTTCTGTGCCTGGAGATGGGCAGGCAGTTGAACAAGTTGTTGTTACCTTGCCCTCTTGCCCATCTGTTCCTGTTCAGCCATTAATGACTCAACCACAAGTTAAAACAGGAAACGTTTTCCCTTTGAATTCAGCTATGCAGGTAATTCAGATGGCTCAGACAATTGGGTCAGCTGTTACTGCAGTACCAGCTAATCAGAATGTCATAATTCTCCAACCTCCTAACACTACTCCATGTCCCCCTGTGGTGAGAGCTGAAGTCCCCAGCCAGCCAGTTAGTCAGCAGATTGTAATTATACAAGCAGCTAATCAGAattctcttcctctcctctctgCCCAGACCCCTGGTTCTCTCAGAGTTCCTGTGAATGGAGCCAGTCCAATAGTGAGCTCTAGCAGTTCTGTGCAAAATGCCTCTGTGCCACAAACTTTTGGAGGGAAGCATCTTGTCCATATATTACCAAGACCACCACCTTTACCATCTTCTAGCGCTACACAAACTTTTTCAGTTACAATGTCAAATCAACAACATCCTCAAACTATTTCTTTGAATGGGCAGCTGTTTGCATTGCAACCTGTGATGTCCTCATCTGGAGCGTCAAATCAAGCTCCTATGCAAATTATTCAACCTACCACTAGCGAAGATCCGAACACCAATGTTGCCCTCAACACATTTGGTGCTTTAGCTAACCTCAATCAGAGCATATCACAAATGGCTGGACAAAGCTGTTTACAGCTGTCCCTTAGTCAGCCTGCTAATCCAACAACTGCCCCCAGCAGCCAAATTGCCCCAATTAACTGTGTTTCATTACCaacttctgctgcatcttcaatAGCTACTGAAAGTTCAACATTGTTATCCAGTGCTTCTGATTCTATAAACACTTCTCCAAAAAAATCTTCTGCCAGTTTGCCATCAAACATGAAAtcaaaaagaacaaacaaaaagccaAGTACTAAAAAACATTTAGCAGCCAACAGCAAAACATCATGTCCAATGAATCCTTGCACAGATGCAGGGAAGCTGGATTGCACTAATGTGGAAGTTACAGCAGAGCATTCAAATAGTGAAGGATTGCTTGAAAACATGCCCGTAGTATCAGAAGCCTTAGCTGTATCACAAGCCAACAGCGTGGCAGCCCCGACTGATGTAAACGTTTCTGACTGTCAGTCCAAAGAGACTCTGAGCTCTGAGCAGATGGTGAGTTTACCAGAGCTGAGTTCAGCAGAGGTACCAAGTTCATCACCGCTAGAATCTGTGATGTCAGAACAGTTTGTGCTGGTTCCATCAAGTTCCAAAGATTCCActgctcttctgcagaataaCCCATTATCTGACTCTGTGGTGCCAAAATCTCCCAGATCATGTGTTACTACCAGCATCCCAATGTCCTCTGCCACTGATGCACACGTGACAGTTTCTCAGGTTTCTGGGGCGTCGGCACCGCAAAACAGTGTAACGACAGGCCATGCTTCTGAGGCAGAAAGCATTTCAGAGACCTGCAGTGTTGGGCAAGAATCATCAATTGAGATGCAAACCACAGACTTATTAGAGGGGCAAGGTCTAACCAAAATGCTGTCTGATCTTACTAAAGAAAGAACAGCGGTGCTAAAACCCTCCTTTTCTCTTCAGATGGAGCATTCTGACTTTCCCTCTGAAAATTCTAAATCAGTAAAATCAAATGTTGATTTGCCTGAGAAGCAGGAACTTTTGTTAATGAACACTGAAGGTGACACTCTCACGCAACATCATTCCTGCATTCCTGATCAAGAGGTTGTTAGCGGTTCTCTTGTTGGTAGCAGGCAAGCGGACTCTCCGCTGTCAACTAGCTCTGGGAGCAGTCGTGGCTTCTCAGTTGCATCCATGTTGCCAGACACAACTAGGGAAGATGTTACCAGCAGCACATCAACAAACACATGCAACAGTTGCACTTTTTCAGAGCAAACTGATATTGTAGCTCTTGCCGCAAGAGCTATTTTTGACCAGGAAAACCTTGAGAAAAGTGGAGGGGAAATGCAAATTAATTTAAGGGATGGTGCTTCTAAATCTGCTGAAGTTGCACCTTCGGAAAGTGAGCAGCAACCTTTTAAACCACAAGCAGCTAAAGCTAATCTAGGACAGTTGGAAGCAGCACCAAACAAATTCCATGCTCAGGATCCAGTGCAAACAAATATTGATAGAGCCGTTGAAAACTCAGACTGCTCTGTAGGAGTGGAAACCTCAAATACTGTACAGATTTCAACTTCCCAGTCACCAAATGTAACCAGTTTAAGTGTAAATAATCTCATACATCAAAGCCGCATCATCCACCCCCTTGTAAGTTGCTCAGGTTTATCCCAGCCTTCAGAGCCAGCAGCTGTTCCTGCCACAGTGAGTCTGTCCATATCCTCTAGTTCCTACGTCAATCAGTCTCCAGGATCAGCTATGATGGCTGAATATGCTCAAGATCAATTGAGTGCTATTAGGGCAAACACGATGCAGCCCCCACAGATGCAAGAACCACACTTAAAGCAGCAAAACCATGAAAGTCGCAAAGACTCTGCTAAACGTGCTGTCCAAGAGGACCTTCTGCTTTCTACAGCAAAGAGGCAGAAGCAGTGTCAGACAACGCCTATCAGACTTGAAGGCATGGCATTGATGAACCGAACACCAGACGCGATTGCTGAGCAAACTCAAATGTTGGTTAGTCAGATCCCTCCTAATTCATCCAATTCAGTTGTGTCAGTGAGCAATCAAGGGCACACGGATGGTCTTAATAGATTATTCCCATCCAACAACAACTTTGTGACATCTGCTTTGAGGCAAACTGAAGTTCAGTGCAGTTCTCAGCCATCCATTTCAGAGCAGCAAGGTCAGCATTTGCAATCTCTACAACATGTGTCATCTGTTCAAGGCATATCTCATCTTCACAGTAACCACCCATACTTAAAGCAACATCAGGCTGGGCAGTTGAGAGAGAGGCATCACTTATATCAGCTGCAGCACCATGTTCCTCATGCAGAGAGCTCAGTCCATTCTCAATCCCACGGTGTCCACCAACAGAGAGCAATGCAGCAAGAGGTGCAAATGCAAAAGAAACGAAGCCTTGTCCAGGGAACCCAAGCCAGCCAACTTTCTTTACAGCAGAAGCATCATGGAAATGATCAAACTCGGCAGAAAAGTGGACAGCCTCATCCCCACCACCAGCAAATACAacagcagatgcagcagcactTTGGAGCTTCCCAGCCAGAAAAGAACTGTGAAAACCCTTCAACAAGTAGAAACCATCATAACCATCCTCAGAGCCATCTAAATCAGGATATTATGCATCATCAGCAACAGGATGTTGGCAACAGACAGCAAGGCTCAGGAGTTTCATCCGAACATGTATCTGGACATAATCAAATGCAGAGACTTCTGACCTCCAGGGGCTTAGAGCAACAAATGGTGTCCCAGCCAAGTATTGTAACCAGGCCATCAGATATgacctgtgccccacacagacaagAAAGAAACAGAGTTTCTAGTTATTCTGCAGAGGCGCTTATTGGGAAGACACCTTCTAATTCAGAACAGAGAATAGGAATATCCCTTCAAGGCACTAGGGCCCCAGACCAGCTGGAAATGAGAAGTTACCTTGATGTTTCTAGGAATAAAGGTTTGGTAATTCATAACATGCAGAATCGTATATCTGTAGACCATGTGGTTGGCTCAGATGTTCAACGGCTTTCTGATTGTCAGACATTCAAACCAAATGGGGCCAGCCAACAGCCAACAGGCAATTTTGATGTACAAGCCTCAAGAAATAGTGAAATTGGTAACACTGTATCATCCCTCAGGGGCATGCAATCACAAGCTTTTCGAATCAGTCATAATACTGGGCCACCCATAGAGAGACAAAAGAGATTGTCCTATCAACCTGTTCAGGGTATTCCCACGGGAAATGCTCTTCCACCAAGGGACAATGAAAATACATGCCACCAAAGTTTTATGCAAAGTTTACTTGCCCCTCATCTTGGAGATCAAGTTAGTGGAAGCCAAAGATCACTTTCAGAACATCAGAGAAATACACAGTGCAGTGTATCCTCCACAATCGAATATAATTGTCCCCCATCACGGGAGAATGTCCACATTCGAAGGGATAGTGACGGTCAGAACAGAGAAAGCTGTGACATGTCTATGGGCACAATTAATACTAGGAATAGTTCTTTAAATATTCCTTTTTCAAGTTCTTCTTCCTCAGGAGATATTCAGGGTCGAAACACAAGCCCAAATATTTCTGCACAGAAATCCAATCCCATGAGAATGACTGACAGTCATGCAACCAAGAGCCACATGAATACACCTGTTTCTAGCAACATGCATGGAGTTGTCCggccagctctcccccaccctgctatCTCTCATGGGAATGCTGAGCAAGGGCAGCCATCTGTTCGTCAGCCAAATTCTTCAGTTACTCAACGATCGAGACATCCTCTGCAGGATAATGGTGGTTCTAAAATCCGTCAGCCTGAAAGGAATCGATCTGGCAATCAAAGACATGGAAATGTATTTGACCCTAGTCTACCCCATCTTCCCCTGTCTACCGGTGGCAGTATGATCCTTGGGCGCCAACAATCTGCAATAGAAAAAAGAGGCAGCATTGTCCGTTTTATGTCTGATGGCCCTCAAGTGTCTAATGATAATGCAGCTGCTGACCAGCATGCTTTGTCTCAAAATTTTGGATTCCCTTTTATTCCAGAGGGTAGTATGAATCCACCAATAAATGCCAATACTTCTTTCATTCCACCAGTTACTCAGCCCAGTGCCACTCGAACACCAGCTCTAATTCCAGTAGATCCTCAAAATACACTGCCATCTTTCTATCCGCCTTATTCTCCTGCTCATCCTACTCTGTCCAATGACATTTCAATCCCTTACTTTCCCAATCAAATGTTTCCTAATCCAAGTACAGAGAAGCCCACTAGCGGAGGTTTAAACAATCGATTTGGATCCATTTTATCTCCTCCCAGACCAGTTGGTTTTGCTCAGCCAAGTTTTCCTCTCCTCCCAGATATGCCACCAATGCACATGACCAATACGTCACACTTATCCAATTTTAACTTAACATCTTTGTTTCCAGAAATAGCCACAGCTCTTCCTCCAGATGGTTCTGCAATGTCTCCTTTGCTTTCAATAGCAAACACGTCAGTTTCAGATTCTTCCAAGCAATCCTCAAACCGACCTGCCCACAACATAAGCCATATTCTAGGTCATGATTGTAGTTCAGCTGTATGA